The following are encoded in a window of Gemmatimonadales bacterium genomic DNA:
- a CDS encoding HNH endonuclease signature motif containing protein, with the protein MARTSRRRRSPSSNAAAIAAPSFRRSAGRSYSGHREWLLAEHGSICAYCGVETAPEAITLDHVRPRRGQDAYDRPDNLVLCCRDCNAAKADTPLVAFLMQKRSRGVFLLHYGEHLSEPLKELARKASERPILPA; encoded by the coding sequence GTGGCACGAACATCCAGACGACGCAGAAGTCCCAGCTCGAACGCCGCGGCGATCGCGGCCCCCTCCTTCCGCCGGTCCGCCGGTCGCTCCTACTCCGGTCATCGCGAGTGGCTCCTCGCCGAACATGGCTCGATCTGCGCCTATTGCGGCGTTGAGACGGCACCAGAGGCCATCACGCTCGATCACGTCCGGCCGCGGCGCGGGCAGGACGCCTACGACCGCCCCGACAACCTCGTGCTCTGTTGCCGCGATTGCAACGCGGCCAAGGCTGACACCCCCCTCGTCGCGTTCCTGATGCAGAAGCGCTCGCGCGGGGTCTTTCTCCTTCACTACGGCGAGCACCTCTCAGAACCGTTGAAGGAACTGGCGCGCAAGGCGTCAGAGAGGCCG